In Homo sapiens chromosome 11, GRCh38.p14 Primary Assembly, one DNA window encodes the following:
- the PITPNM1 gene encoding membrane-associated phosphatidylinositol transfer protein 1 isoform X11 translates to MLIKEYHILLPMSLDEYQVAQLYMIQKKSREESSGEGSGVEILANRPYTDGPGGSGQYTHKVYHVGSHIPGWFRALLPKAALQVEEESWNAYPYTRTRYTCPFVEKFSIEIETYYLPDGGQQPNVFNLSGAERRQRILDTIDIVRDAVAPGEYKAEEDPRLYHSVKTGRGPLSDDWARTAAQTGPLMCAYKLCKVEFRYWGMQAKIEQFIHDVGLRRVMLRAHRQAWCWQDEWTELSMADIRALEEETARMLAQRMAKCNTGSEGSEAQPPGKPSTEARSAASNTGTPDGPEAPPGPDASPDASFGKQWSSSSRSSYSSQHGGAVSPQSLSEWRMQNIARDSENSSEEEFFDAHEGFSDSEEVFPKEMTKWNSNDFIDAFASPVEAEGTPEPGAEAAKGIEDGAQAPRDSEGLDGAGELGAEACAVHALFLILHSGNILDSGPGDANSKQADVQTLSSAFEAVTRIHFPEALGHVALRLVPCPPICAAAYALVSNLSPYSHDGDSLSRSQDHIPLAALPLLATSSSRYQGAVATVIARTNQAYSAFLRSPEGAGFCGQVALIGDGVGGILGFDALCHSANAGTGSRGSSRRGSMNNELLSPEFGPVRDPLADGVEGLGRGSPEPSALPPQRIPSDMASPEPEGSQNSLQAAPATTSSWEPRRASTAFCPPAASSEAPDGPSSTARLDFKVSGFFLFGSPLGLVLALRKTVMPALEGLATEGEPEAQKEGTRQGPDAPSL, encoded by the exons ATGCTCATCAAGGAATACCACATTCTGCTGCCCATGAGCCTGGACGAGTACCAGGTGGCCCAGCTCTACATGATCCAG AAAAAGAGCCGGGAGGAGTCTAGTGGTGAGGGCAGCGGCGTGGAGATCCTGGCCAACCGGCCCTACACGGATGGGCCCGGGGGCAGCGGGCAATACACACACAAGGTGTACCACGTGGGCTCCCACATCCCAGGCTGGTTCCGGGCACTGCTGCCCAAGGCTGCCCTGCAGGTAGAAGAGGAATCCTGGAATGCCTACCCCTACACCCGAACCCG GTACACCTGCCCTTTCGTGGAGAAATTCTCCATTGAAATTGAGACCTATTACCTGCCTGATGGGGGGCAGCAGCCAAACGTCTTCAACCTGAGCGGGGCCGAGAGGAGACAGCGCATCCTGG ACACCATCGACATCGTGCGGGATGCAGTGGCCCCAGGCGAGTACAAAGCAGAAGAGGACCCCCGGCTTTATCACTCGGTCAAGACGGGCCGAGGGCCACTGTCTGATGACTGGGCACGGACGGCGGCACAGACGGGGCCCCTTATGTGTGCCTATAAGCTGTGCAAGGTTGAGTTCCGCTACTGGGGCATGCAAGCCAAGATCGAGCAGTTCATCCATGATGTAG GTCTGCGTCGGGTGATGCTGCGGGCCCACCGCCAGGCCTGGTGCTGGCAGGATGAGTGGACAGAGCTGAGCATGGCTGACATCCGGGCACTGGAAGAGGAGACTGCTCGCATGCTGGCCCAGCGCATGGCCAAGTGCAACACAGGCAGTGAGGGGTCCGAGGCCCAGCCCCCCGGGAAACCGAGCACCGAGGCCCGGTCTGCGGCCAGCAACACTGGCACCCCCGATGGGCCTGAGGCCCCCCCAGGCCCAGATGCCTCCCCCGATGCCAGCTTTGGGAAGCAGTGGTCCTCATCCTCCCGTTCCTCCTACTCATCCCAACATGGAG GGGCTGTGTCTCCCCAGAGCTTGTCTGAGTGGCGCATGCAGAACATTGCCCGAGACTCTGAGAACAGCTCCGAGGAAGAGTTCTTTGATGCCCACG AAGGCTTCTCGGACAGTGAGGAGGTCTTCCCCAAGGAGATGACCAAGTGGAACTCCAATGACTTCATTGATGCCTTTGCCTCCCCAGTGGAGGCAGAGGGAACGCCAG AGCCTGGAGCCGAGGCAGCTAAAGGCATTGAGGATGGGGCCCAAGCACCCAGGGACTCAGAG GGCCTGGATGGAGCCGGGGagctgggggctgaggcatgCGCAGTCCACGCCCTCTTCCTTATCCTGCACAGCGGCAACATCCTGGACTCAGGCCCTGGAGACGCCAACTCCAAGCAGGCGGATGTGCAGACGCTGAGCTCCGCCTTCGAGGCCGTCACCCGCATCCACTTCCCTGAGGCCTTGGGCCACGTGGCGCTGCGACTGGTGCCCTGTCCACCCATCTGCGCCGCCGCCTATGCCCTTGTCTCCAA CCTGAGCCCTTACAGCCACGATGGGGACAGCCTGTCTCGCTCCCAAGACCACATTCCACTGGCTGCCCTGCCACTGCTGGCCACCTCATCCTCCCGCTACCAGGGCGCCGTGGCCACCGTCATTGCCCGCACCAACCAGGCCTACTCAGCCTTCCTGCGCTCACCTGAGGGTGCCGGCTTCTGTGGGCAG GTCGCACTGATTGGAGATGGTGTTGGTGGCATCCTGGGCTTTGATGCACTCTGCCACAGTGCTAACGCGGGCACCGGGAGTCGGGGCAGCAGCCGCCGTGGGAGCATG AACAATGAGCTGCTCTCTCCGGAGTTTGGCCCAGTGCGGGACCCCCTGGCAGATGGTGTGGAAGGCCTGGGTCGGGGCAGCCCAGAACCCTCGGCCTTGCCTCCCCAGCGCATCCCCAGCGACATGGCCAGTCCTGAGCCCGAGGGCTCTCAGAACAG CCTTCAGGCAGCCCCCGCAACCACCTCCTCCTGGGAGCCCCGGCGGGCAAGCACGGCCTTCTGCCCACCCGCTGCCAGTTCCGAGGCACCTGACGGCCCCAGCAGCACTGCCCGCCTTGACTTCAAGGTCTCTGGCTTCTTCCTCTTCGGCTCCCCACTGGGCCTGGTGCTGGCTCTGCGCAAAACTGTGATGCCCGCCCTGGAGG GCCTGGCTACAGAAGGGGAACCTGAGGCCCAGAAAGAAGGGACTCGCCAAGG CCCAGATGCGCCCAGCCTGTGA
- the PITPNM1 gene encoding membrane-associated phosphatidylinositol transfer protein 1 isoform X10, whose product MLIKEYHILLPMSLDEYQVAQLYMIQKKSREESSGEGSGVEILANRPYTDGPGGSGQYTHKVYHVGSHIPGWFRALLPKAALQVEEESWNAYPYTRTRYTCPFVEKFSIEIETYYLPDGGQQPNVFNLSGAERRQRILDTIDIVRDAVAPGEYKAEEDPRLYHSVKTGRGPLSDDWARTAAQTGPLMCAYKLCKVEFRYWGMQAKIEQFIHDVGLRRVMLRAHRQAWCWQDEWTELSMADIRALEEETARMLAQRMAKCNTGSEGSEAQPPGKPSTEARSAASNTGTPDGPEAPPGPDASPDASFGKQWSSSSRSSYSSQHGGAVSPQSLSEWRMQNIARDSENSSEEEFFDAHEGFSDSEEVFPKEMTKWNSNDFIDAFASPVEAEGTPEPGAEAAKGIEDGAQAPRDSEGLDGAGELGAEACAVHALFLILHSGNILDSGPGDANSKQADVQTLSSAFEAVTRIHFPEALGHVALRLVPCPPICAAAYALVSNLSPYSHDGDSLSRSQDHIPLAALPLLATSSSRYQGAVATVIARTNQAYSAFLRSPEGAGFCGQVALIGDGVGGILGFDALCHSANAGTGSRGSSRRGSMNNELLSPEFGPVRDPLADGVEGLGRGSPEPSALPPQRIPSDMASPEPEGSQNSLQAAPATTSSWEPRRASTAFCPPAASSEAPDGPSSTARLDFKVSGFFLFGSPLGLVLALRKTVMPALEGLATEGEPEAQKEGTRQGSPDAPSL is encoded by the exons ATGCTCATCAAGGAATACCACATTCTGCTGCCCATGAGCCTGGACGAGTACCAGGTGGCCCAGCTCTACATGATCCAG AAAAAGAGCCGGGAGGAGTCTAGTGGTGAGGGCAGCGGCGTGGAGATCCTGGCCAACCGGCCCTACACGGATGGGCCCGGGGGCAGCGGGCAATACACACACAAGGTGTACCACGTGGGCTCCCACATCCCAGGCTGGTTCCGGGCACTGCTGCCCAAGGCTGCCCTGCAGGTAGAAGAGGAATCCTGGAATGCCTACCCCTACACCCGAACCCG GTACACCTGCCCTTTCGTGGAGAAATTCTCCATTGAAATTGAGACCTATTACCTGCCTGATGGGGGGCAGCAGCCAAACGTCTTCAACCTGAGCGGGGCCGAGAGGAGACAGCGCATCCTGG ACACCATCGACATCGTGCGGGATGCAGTGGCCCCAGGCGAGTACAAAGCAGAAGAGGACCCCCGGCTTTATCACTCGGTCAAGACGGGCCGAGGGCCACTGTCTGATGACTGGGCACGGACGGCGGCACAGACGGGGCCCCTTATGTGTGCCTATAAGCTGTGCAAGGTTGAGTTCCGCTACTGGGGCATGCAAGCCAAGATCGAGCAGTTCATCCATGATGTAG GTCTGCGTCGGGTGATGCTGCGGGCCCACCGCCAGGCCTGGTGCTGGCAGGATGAGTGGACAGAGCTGAGCATGGCTGACATCCGGGCACTGGAAGAGGAGACTGCTCGCATGCTGGCCCAGCGCATGGCCAAGTGCAACACAGGCAGTGAGGGGTCCGAGGCCCAGCCCCCCGGGAAACCGAGCACCGAGGCCCGGTCTGCGGCCAGCAACACTGGCACCCCCGATGGGCCTGAGGCCCCCCCAGGCCCAGATGCCTCCCCCGATGCCAGCTTTGGGAAGCAGTGGTCCTCATCCTCCCGTTCCTCCTACTCATCCCAACATGGAG GGGCTGTGTCTCCCCAGAGCTTGTCTGAGTGGCGCATGCAGAACATTGCCCGAGACTCTGAGAACAGCTCCGAGGAAGAGTTCTTTGATGCCCACG AAGGCTTCTCGGACAGTGAGGAGGTCTTCCCCAAGGAGATGACCAAGTGGAACTCCAATGACTTCATTGATGCCTTTGCCTCCCCAGTGGAGGCAGAGGGAACGCCAG AGCCTGGAGCCGAGGCAGCTAAAGGCATTGAGGATGGGGCCCAAGCACCCAGGGACTCAGAG GGCCTGGATGGAGCCGGGGagctgggggctgaggcatgCGCAGTCCACGCCCTCTTCCTTATCCTGCACAGCGGCAACATCCTGGACTCAGGCCCTGGAGACGCCAACTCCAAGCAGGCGGATGTGCAGACGCTGAGCTCCGCCTTCGAGGCCGTCACCCGCATCCACTTCCCTGAGGCCTTGGGCCACGTGGCGCTGCGACTGGTGCCCTGTCCACCCATCTGCGCCGCCGCCTATGCCCTTGTCTCCAA CCTGAGCCCTTACAGCCACGATGGGGACAGCCTGTCTCGCTCCCAAGACCACATTCCACTGGCTGCCCTGCCACTGCTGGCCACCTCATCCTCCCGCTACCAGGGCGCCGTGGCCACCGTCATTGCCCGCACCAACCAGGCCTACTCAGCCTTCCTGCGCTCACCTGAGGGTGCCGGCTTCTGTGGGCAG GTCGCACTGATTGGAGATGGTGTTGGTGGCATCCTGGGCTTTGATGCACTCTGCCACAGTGCTAACGCGGGCACCGGGAGTCGGGGCAGCAGCCGCCGTGGGAGCATG AACAATGAGCTGCTCTCTCCGGAGTTTGGCCCAGTGCGGGACCCCCTGGCAGATGGTGTGGAAGGCCTGGGTCGGGGCAGCCCAGAACCCTCGGCCTTGCCTCCCCAGCGCATCCCCAGCGACATGGCCAGTCCTGAGCCCGAGGGCTCTCAGAACAG CCTTCAGGCAGCCCCCGCAACCACCTCCTCCTGGGAGCCCCGGCGGGCAAGCACGGCCTTCTGCCCACCCGCTGCCAGTTCCGAGGCACCTGACGGCCCCAGCAGCACTGCCCGCCTTGACTTCAAGGTCTCTGGCTTCTTCCTCTTCGGCTCCCCACTGGGCCTGGTGCTGGCTCTGCGCAAAACTGTGATGCCCGCCCTGGAGG GCCTGGCTACAGAAGGGGAACCTGAGGCCCAGAAAGAAGGGACTCGCCAAGG CAGCCCAGATGCGCCCAGCCTGTGA
- the PITPNM1 gene encoding membrane-associated phosphatidylinositol transfer protein 1 isoform X9, protein MLIKEYHILLPMSLDEYQVAQLYMIQKKSREESSGEGSGVEILANRPYTDGPGGSGQYTHKVYHVGSHIPGWFRALLPKAALQVEEESWNAYPYTRTRYTCPFVEKFSIEIETYYLPDGGQQPNVFNLSGAERRQRILDTIDIVRDAVAPGEYKAEEDPRLYHSVKTGRGPLSDDWARTAAQTGPLMCAYKLCKVEFRYWGMQAKIEQFIHDVGLRRVMLRAHRQAWCWQDEWTELSMADIRALEEETARMLAQRMAKCNTGSEGSEAQPPGKPSTEARSAASNTGTPDGPEAPPGPDASPDASFGKQWSSSSRSSYSSQHGGAVSPQSLSEWRMQNIARDSENSSEEEFFDAHEGFSDSEEVFPKEMTKWNSNDFIDAFASPVEAEGTPEPGAEAAKGIEDGAQAPRDSEGLDGAGELGAEACAVHALFLILHSGNILDSGPGDANSKQADVQTLSSAFEAVTRIHFPEALGHVALRLVPCPPICAAAYALVSNLSPYSHDGDSLSRSQDHIPLAALPLLATSSSRYQGAVATVIARTNQAYSAFLRSPEGAGFCGQVALIGDGVGGILGFDALCHSANAGTGSRGSSRRGSMNNELLSPEFGPVRDPLADGVEGLGRGSPEPSALPPQRIPSDMASPEPEGSQNSLQAAPATTSSWEPRRASTAFCPPAASSEAPDGPSSTARLDFKVSGFFLFGSPLGLVLALRKTVMPALEAAQMRPACEQIYNLFHAADPCASRLEPLLAPKFQAIAPLTVPRYQKFPLGDGSSLLLADTLQTHSSLFLEELEMLVPSTPTSTSGAFWKGSELATDPPAQPAAPSTTSEVVKTTGSPPTWWRSSCAR, encoded by the exons ATGCTCATCAAGGAATACCACATTCTGCTGCCCATGAGCCTGGACGAGTACCAGGTGGCCCAGCTCTACATGATCCAG AAAAAGAGCCGGGAGGAGTCTAGTGGTGAGGGCAGCGGCGTGGAGATCCTGGCCAACCGGCCCTACACGGATGGGCCCGGGGGCAGCGGGCAATACACACACAAGGTGTACCACGTGGGCTCCCACATCCCAGGCTGGTTCCGGGCACTGCTGCCCAAGGCTGCCCTGCAGGTAGAAGAGGAATCCTGGAATGCCTACCCCTACACCCGAACCCG GTACACCTGCCCTTTCGTGGAGAAATTCTCCATTGAAATTGAGACCTATTACCTGCCTGATGGGGGGCAGCAGCCAAACGTCTTCAACCTGAGCGGGGCCGAGAGGAGACAGCGCATCCTGG ACACCATCGACATCGTGCGGGATGCAGTGGCCCCAGGCGAGTACAAAGCAGAAGAGGACCCCCGGCTTTATCACTCGGTCAAGACGGGCCGAGGGCCACTGTCTGATGACTGGGCACGGACGGCGGCACAGACGGGGCCCCTTATGTGTGCCTATAAGCTGTGCAAGGTTGAGTTCCGCTACTGGGGCATGCAAGCCAAGATCGAGCAGTTCATCCATGATGTAG GTCTGCGTCGGGTGATGCTGCGGGCCCACCGCCAGGCCTGGTGCTGGCAGGATGAGTGGACAGAGCTGAGCATGGCTGACATCCGGGCACTGGAAGAGGAGACTGCTCGCATGCTGGCCCAGCGCATGGCCAAGTGCAACACAGGCAGTGAGGGGTCCGAGGCCCAGCCCCCCGGGAAACCGAGCACCGAGGCCCGGTCTGCGGCCAGCAACACTGGCACCCCCGATGGGCCTGAGGCCCCCCCAGGCCCAGATGCCTCCCCCGATGCCAGCTTTGGGAAGCAGTGGTCCTCATCCTCCCGTTCCTCCTACTCATCCCAACATGGAG GGGCTGTGTCTCCCCAGAGCTTGTCTGAGTGGCGCATGCAGAACATTGCCCGAGACTCTGAGAACAGCTCCGAGGAAGAGTTCTTTGATGCCCACG AAGGCTTCTCGGACAGTGAGGAGGTCTTCCCCAAGGAGATGACCAAGTGGAACTCCAATGACTTCATTGATGCCTTTGCCTCCCCAGTGGAGGCAGAGGGAACGCCAG AGCCTGGAGCCGAGGCAGCTAAAGGCATTGAGGATGGGGCCCAAGCACCCAGGGACTCAGAG GGCCTGGATGGAGCCGGGGagctgggggctgaggcatgCGCAGTCCACGCCCTCTTCCTTATCCTGCACAGCGGCAACATCCTGGACTCAGGCCCTGGAGACGCCAACTCCAAGCAGGCGGATGTGCAGACGCTGAGCTCCGCCTTCGAGGCCGTCACCCGCATCCACTTCCCTGAGGCCTTGGGCCACGTGGCGCTGCGACTGGTGCCCTGTCCACCCATCTGCGCCGCCGCCTATGCCCTTGTCTCCAA CCTGAGCCCTTACAGCCACGATGGGGACAGCCTGTCTCGCTCCCAAGACCACATTCCACTGGCTGCCCTGCCACTGCTGGCCACCTCATCCTCCCGCTACCAGGGCGCCGTGGCCACCGTCATTGCCCGCACCAACCAGGCCTACTCAGCCTTCCTGCGCTCACCTGAGGGTGCCGGCTTCTGTGGGCAG GTCGCACTGATTGGAGATGGTGTTGGTGGCATCCTGGGCTTTGATGCACTCTGCCACAGTGCTAACGCGGGCACCGGGAGTCGGGGCAGCAGCCGCCGTGGGAGCATG AACAATGAGCTGCTCTCTCCGGAGTTTGGCCCAGTGCGGGACCCCCTGGCAGATGGTGTGGAAGGCCTGGGTCGGGGCAGCCCAGAACCCTCGGCCTTGCCTCCCCAGCGCATCCCCAGCGACATGGCCAGTCCTGAGCCCGAGGGCTCTCAGAACAG CCTTCAGGCAGCCCCCGCAACCACCTCCTCCTGGGAGCCCCGGCGGGCAAGCACGGCCTTCTGCCCACCCGCTGCCAGTTCCGAGGCACCTGACGGCCCCAGCAGCACTGCCCGCCTTGACTTCAAGGTCTCTGGCTTCTTCCTCTTCGGCTCCCCACTGGGCCTGGTGCTGGCTCTGCGCAAAACTGTGATGCCCGCCCTGGAGG CAGCCCAGATGCGCCCAGCCTGTGAACAGATCTACAACCTCTTCCACGCGGCTGACCCCTGCGCCTCACGCCTCGAGCCCCTGCTGGCCCCGAAGTTCCAGGCCATCGCCCCACTGACCGTGCCCCGCTACCAGAAGTTCCCCCTGGGAGATGGCTCATCCCTGCTGCTGG CCGACACTCTGCAGACGCACTCCAGCCTCTTTCTGGAGGAGCTGGAGATGCTGGTGCCCTCAACACCCACCTCTACTAGCGGTGCCTTCTGGAAGGGCAGTGAGTTGGCCACTGACCCCCcggcccagccagccgcccccaGCACCACCAGTGAGGTGGTTAAGA CTACTGGGAGTCCGCCGACGTGGTGGCGTTCATCCTGCGCCAG GTGA